The DNA region AGAAAGCCCGGCACCAACCTGATAACCGAGGCTTCGGAAAAGTACGGTTTGGAATTTACCGAAAAGATCGTGATCGGTGACAAGATCTGTGACTTGGAACTAGGGAAAAGGATTGGCGCCGTAACGGTATTGGTTGCCACAGGCTATGGGGCATCCGAGCGGAAGAATCTGGAAGAGATGCAGATGGCTGGTCCTGATCTCCATGCGGAAAACCTTGCTCAAGCCGTGGATCTGATTCTTGGAAATTCCAACTCCGGCTAAAAGATATGTCTCACAGTACCAACGAACGGATAGAAAGCCGCTAAAAGACCGATATCTCAAAGCGGTCCGGGGGGAGTTCGGACGATTCTTTTATCGTTAGGCTGAAGCCGTGATCCTTCTCCAGTTTTGCGATAAATTCGCTTTCATCTTCAGCGAGTGTTGCGGATACTTCCGGCGGTACTTCTACTATGATCCTCCGAACCTTTGGAATTTGCGCAAGCGATTTCTTTATCGCGCGGAATATCTCGTAGCTGATAGTTTCCGGTGATTTCGTGACCCCCTTACCGTCGCAGCATGGGCATGCGTTACACATGATCTTGTTGAGGCTGTCCCTGGTCCGTTTTCGCGTCATCTCCACAAGGCCGAGCTCGGAAACCTGCAGGATCTTGGTTCTCGACCTGTCCTGCTTTAAGGTCAGCTCAAGTATGTTGAATACTTTCTTCTTGTTCTCCTCTTTCTCCATATCGATAAAATCGATAATTATCAGGCCGCCGATATTCCTTACCCTCAACTGTGAAACTATCTCCTTAACAGCCTCGATATTTGTCTTCAATATCGTATCTTCCTGGGACTCCTTGCCGACGAACTTGCCGGTGTTCACGTCTATCGCGGTCAGCGCTTCGGTTTGATCGATAATTATATAGCCCCCCGATTTCAGCCAGACCTTTCGCCCGAGCGCTCTTTCTATCTCAACTTCAAGGCCAAATACCTCGAAGATCGGTTCCGACTGCGTGTATAGTTCCACTTCCAGATTCTTGCTCTCCAGATAGGAGCCGGCAAATTCCAAAATCCTGTCGTGCTCATCGCTGTTGTCGATGGTGATCCTCCCTACCTCTGGGAGGTAAAGGTCGCGTATGGATCTAAGGACGATGTCCAAATCCCTGTGGAGAAGGGAAGGGGTTGCCGCTCTCTCATTTTTATTGACGATCGTTTCCCACATTTTTTCCAGGAATCTGATATCGCTCAGAAGTTCCTCTTCCGATACGTTCTCGGCGGCGGTTCTTATAATGTAGCCTCGCCCGTTCGACCTGAGTTTCTTTACAAGTGATTTCAGCCTTGTCGTTTCATCCTGGTTTTCAATGCGCCTGGAAATCCCGATCTGGTTTACCATCGGCATATAGACAAGATATCTCCCCGGCATTGTAATGTATGTGGTTATCCTTGCCCCCTTGGACCCCATAGGGTCCTTGTTTACCTGGACCATAAGTTCCTGTCCTTCGGAGAGGAAGTTTTCAATGTTGGGGGAGTCCTCCCCTGAACCATGATGTGCCGAGTATGGGGTCAAAAACTCATCTCCGTTTTCCGTTCCGGTATTTGGAGTAGTGAAAAATGTTGTTATCGAGTTATCCCTGTTTGGATTGATATCCCGCTGGTGGAGGAAACCGGCTTTTTCCAGGCCGATATCCACGAAGGCGACCTGCATGCCTGGCAGGATCTTGGTTACGCGCCCCTTGTATATATTCCCGGCTATCCCCTTACTGTCTTTTCTTTCGACAAATATTTCGGCGAGATTCCTGTTCTCAAGAAGAGCGACCCTTGTTTCAAAAGGGCTCACATTGATTACGATTTCCTTGCTCATTTTATGGGGGATATTTTAACGTATTTTACTGGCTGAATATTATGTTTTGCCAACTTTCAGGAAACATGGACAAATACATGGAAAGTAATTGCTTGTTTTGTCTCTTTTTGTAAATTATCATTATAACTATGTTTAATTTTGGTATCTGGGAACTACTGATAATTCTGGTAATCATAGTGCTCCTTTTTGGTGTTAAAAGGATTCCACAACTCGGTACAAGTCTGGGTGAAGGGATCAAGAACTTCACGAAATCATTCAAATCCGAAGATGCCAATAGCGAAAAAAAAGAACCGCTTGAAAGCAGCGACAACAGTAAAAATAATACCACGTGAGTAACAGTCGTTGAACCATATTTCCTTCCCAATAACGGGAAGTTTCGCAGGATGTAACAACACGGAAAGCTGAGTTTGCGATGTTTGGATTGGGATTCACTGAACTGCTGGTTATAATGGTCATAGCCCTTATTTTCATCGGGCCGAGCAAACTGCCTGAAGTTGCGAGATCCGTTGGCAGAGGATACAGGGAGCTTCAAAGGGCCATTTCAGGCATTAAGGACGAAGTGGAAGATTTCAATCAGGAACTTAAAAAAGAGGAAAAAACCGGGCCGGAAAAGCAGGCTGAAAAAAGTGGAACAGGCGAAGCAGAAAACAGTGAGAAGAAGCTGTAAGCCATAGGGAATTGGCCGAATTTTTGAAACGTTTTCTGATATATTGAATCTAACATTTTGGTATTAGTTATTTTAAAATTACGAAATTTGTAGTTGGAGGTTTTAATGTCTGAATCGGTTGATGTTTATACGGATGATAATTTCAATACAAAGGTGGAAAAAGCTGATTCCCTGACGATAGTGGACTTCTGGGCGGAATGGTGCGCCCCGTGCCGGATGCTCAGCCCGACCGTGGCGGAGCTGGCAGAAGAAAACAAGGGGGTCATTAACGTTGGGAAGCTTAACGTCGATGAGAATCCTCAGACCGCCTCAAAATTCGGAATACGTGGGATACCGACGATCCTGTTTTTCAAAAACGGAGAGGTTAAGGAACAGCTGGTAGGCGTCAGGCCGAAAACCGAGATACAGGCTGTTATAAACAAGCATAAATAAAATTGACTGAGAATCCCGGACGGCTATCGAAAGGCTGTTTGGGATATCTCTCAGGATTTTATATCGAGAACGGTACCGAGCATTTCGTCAGCGGTTTTAACGGCCTTTGCGTTCGCGCTGAACCCATGTTTCCCGGTAATTGTATTTACCAGTTCCTTGGTCAAGTCGCTGTTTGAGCTTTCGCGAGAGCCTTGAAGGATCGGGCCAAATCCGCCGGCAGAAGGCATTCCCAAAAGAGGCGCACCGCTTGAGGCAGTTTCAAAGAAGATTCCATTTTCCTCTGTCAGGCCGTCCGGATTGATGAATCTGGCGAGCTCAATTCTGCCGATATCCCTCGTTTGACCGTCAACTGTTGTCTTAACGGAACCATCCGGCTTTATTGTCACGCTGTTTGAATCATTGGGGAGAAAGATTTCCGGTTTTAGGCTGTTCCCCTTGGCATCGGTCAATCGGCCACGGCTGTCTTTCTGAAAGGCCCCATTTCTGGTAAATCCGGCTTTTCCTTCGGGAGTGGTTACCTTAAAAAAACCGTCCCCGTTTATTGCGGCATCCAGCGGATTTCCAGTTGTTTCAAAGGACCCTGCGCCATGATTCTGCCGCGTTGAAGTAATAACGCCTGAGTTTTTTGTTTCCAGCTGAACGGTTTCAAGGCTCTTAAAGGAGTTGGTGTTCAGGTTGGAGAGGTTATGGGATGCAGTCCCGACCTTTTTAATGCCGGCTTTCATTCCGTTTAGTCCGGAGTTTATACCGTAAATCATAATAGTTATCCCTTACCGCCTATTTTATCGGATATCTTTTGGAAAACTTTAATTTATTTTTCGGAGCTAAAGTTATCCCCCCCTTAACCGAAAATAGATACAGGGAAAATAAACCCTGCGGGTACGGCCGCTAACACTTTGAAGGTGAAGGTCACAGCTACGTGACTTTCACCTGAGAATTGAACGTAACAGAACTATTTATAGGAGGCTAAAATGGCACTGAGGATTTACAACAACCTGCACTCGAATACAGCGCAGAAAAACCTGGGGAGAAACAACGAACTCCTGACCCGTTCGTTGGAAAGACTTTCCTCCGGTTTGCGCATCAACCGCGCCACAGACGACAGCGCGGGTCTATCCATATCGGGAAAATTAAGAGCGGACATCAGCGCTATGGGTCAGGCGATTCGAAACACCAACGACGGTATCGCACTCTTGAACACTGCTGAAGGAGCCCTGCAGGAGCAGTCCGACATCTTTATCAGAATGAGAGAGCTTGCTTCGCAGGCGGCAACGGGAACCGTAGGCTCGACAGAGCGCGCTACTCTTAACAATGAGTTTAACGTGCTAAGGGCCGAGGTTGACCGGATCACCGCGGTAGCGTCGTTTGGTAGCGTTAACCTGCTCGATGGTTCGCTTTCAACAGCTGCGGGCGTTTCTTCTCTCGTTATCCAGATCGGTATCGGTGGCTCGACCAACGACAGAATTAACCTCAATCAGCAGGTTGATCTTACGGCTATGAACTCTACCGCTCTTGGGCTTGATACGCTTTCGATCAGCTCTGTTGGTGGTGCTCTTAGCGCTTTGACCTCTATCGGGTCGTCGATAGCCATAGTTGCGGCTGGACGCGGTCGCTTGGGCGCTGTTCAGAACAGGCTTTCGCATTCCGTTAACAACCTTACAACAATGGAAGAAAACATCAAGGCGGCGGAATCACAGATACGCGACGCAGATTACTCCAAAGAGGTTTCGGAATTTACCAAGAATCAGATTTTGGTGCAGGCTTCTACGGCGGCATTGGCCCAGGCAAATCTTGTTCCGCAGTCGGTTCTTCAACTCCTCGCATAGTGTGCAGAAATGAATGCTTGGAGTTATTTGTCGGAGGTATGAAAAATGATTGAGAATGTTTCTGAACAGGTGAATAAAATGATGCGTAACTACTTTCTTGAAAGTGGGGGCAAGATCAAAGGAAGCATTGAACGGCAAATGGAAAACTCAATGGAGACGGTGAAGAATCCTTCAAGGGAGGCAAGCAGTCCAGGAAGGGATACTGAAGGAGCTAAAAGCCCGGATGATGTGAGGGCTGCGGCTGGAAAAGTGAGCGAAAAGCTGGATGAGATCGGCTCACCGTACGACCTTACAGTAGATCCGGACACAAACAGGGTTTTGATAAAGGTAAAAAACGATACAGGCGGCGGCGAGGCAAGGCAAATACCCCAGAAAGTGATACTTGAAATGGCCAAAAGGCTTGATGATCTGACCGGGGCGATAATCGATTCAAAAAGCTGAGCGGAAATAGCATGGCCTGTGATGAGCCAACATCACAGGTATATGGCACTTTTTGAATCACTGGCAAAATCGCGTGAAGGTTGTTTTCGCTTTTTGCCCTAATCCCTTTAGAATAGAGGGATTATGAAAAAGTTTAGTCGGACGTTTTTACCCTATGTCGTCGCTGTCCTGCTGGGGGGGATTGCGCTTTTCGCATGGGAAAAGAGCTCTGAGCTGGCTACTGGAGAATTGCAAAGCAAGCTGGAAGCGGTTCTCCAGGAAAAATTTGGCGCACAATATGAATTGAGGGAATTCAAGTTTTCTTTTTTCCCTCAATTGGAATTCACGGTTCGTGATGCCGTCCTGGTGTCGGGAGATATAAAAGTTTCTACGGAACGTGTATCTGTTCATATCCCTCTGGTCTCAATAATTTTAGGAAGAGCTATCATTTCGGATGTTCAGCTTTTCCGCCCAAAGGTAAAGATCATCAGGAACCGGGACGGGCACTGGAACTTCCCCCCAATAGCAATCATTGGAGTTGGAGCAGGCAAAGACGACCTCAGCGATGGTCCGGGCAATGTTGCATTAAAACGGATATCAATTATTGACGGTGAAATATCATTTACAGATGAGTCAATTATCGGACAGCCTGAACGTATTCTGAAAATAACGACGGCAAACTACAATGCCGCCGGAGTTCTGGCGCCTGCAACCATAAACATGTCTGGTGTACTGATTGCAGATGGAAAAAGTTCGAAAACAAGCGTCTCTTTTTCCTGGATCGAGGGAGAGGATAAGGTTTCCTTCAAGGATTTGGAGGTGCAGGGCGATATTAGGATTTCATCACTTACCTCGGACTTGGTTAAACCGTACATGGAGGGATTCTTTCCTGAATGGCTGGATGAGAAATTTCTGTCGGTCGAGTTGTCTTTTTCCGGGAATATAGAACAGCATTTTGACTTTTTTGGCAGATTTGCTCTTAATCCTGAGCAGGTGGCTTTTGAGAACCTCAAGGAGGAGACCTTAAGCCCGGATTCCAAATGGATTGAAGTGAAGGGGAATCTCAAAGGGGAAAGACTCTCAATGAGCAGATTCAAGCTTCATCTGCCGGAAATTGATTTCCAGGGCAATATGGAGATCGAGAACATATGGCAGAAGGATCCAGTGGTAAGGCTAGGCATAGGGTCGTCACTTGCGGAGGTTCCAAGGCTTATCGCGCTACTGCCGCAGGAGTTATACCCGAAATTTCTTGAAACTTTTTCCCTGGAATCTATTGAGGGGGGGAGTATACGGTTAATTGATTTCAACTTTTCAGGAAAGTATAGCGACGCGTTTAAAGCTCCAGAAAAGGGGGAAAAAGGGGCCTATACCGGCAGGCTTGAAGTGCGCGATCTTGCGGTTAAGCCGGTCATGGCCAAACATTCAATTTCCGAGATGAACGGGATTCTGGCGGTTGAACCGAAGGATATTATTTTTAAAAAGATTTCAGCAAGGTACGGAGCATCCCAGCTGAAAAATGTCAGCGGCGTTATCGAAGATTTCTGGGACAATCCCGTTTTTCTTGCGAAATTTGTCGCCGATTTGAACCTGAAGGAGTTCCACGAGGAATTAATCGATAATATAGGTTCAAAGCAGCTTTATGATATTTTAAAACCAATCCACAAATTCAGCGGAAACATAGGATTTGAATTCCTCCTTCAGTACGATATCGCTGGGGGAAAGCTGATGGAATTTTTCGGAAATTTCGATTTTAGAAACATAGGCTTTACTCACGAACTTTTCGAGAATCCTGTGGAGGACCTAAATGGAACAGTTTTCATTAACCAGGAATTGATCGAAATAACAGAGTTGGAACTGGTTACCGGCACAAGCATTTTCAGGACTACGGGCACGGTCTATAATTATCTTAAAGAGGACTACCTCTTTGAGCTCACATTGGACGCGTCCGGCGATACTGCCGAGTTTGCGAGTACCGTATTTTATACCTATCCATACCTCAACAGCCTTAAAGGCTATTTCGGCTCCAAGCTGGAGGTGGAGGGAACCCTCGATGATATGACTTTCAGACAGTGGAGCGATTTTACTGAAGCAGAGTATAGATTTCAGGATAAGTTTTTCAAGCCTGTCGGAGTGCTTTCCCAGGCTATGGCAAATGGACGTATA from Nitrospinota bacterium includes:
- the tatB gene encoding Sec-independent protein translocase protein TatB → MFGLGFTELLVIMVIALIFIGPSKLPEVARSVGRGYRELQRAISGIKDEVEDFNQELKKEEKTGPEKQAEKSGTGEAENSEKKL
- the trxA gene encoding thioredoxin; its protein translation is MSESVDVYTDDNFNTKVEKADSLTIVDFWAEWCAPCRMLSPTVAELAEENKGVINVGKLNVDENPQTASKFGIRGIPTILFFKNGEVKEQLVGVRPKTEIQAVINKHK
- a CDS encoding flagellar hook-basal body complex protein, whose protein sequence is MIYGINSGLNGMKAGIKKVGTASHNLSNLNTNSFKSLETVQLETKNSGVITSTRQNHGAGSFETTGNPLDAAINGDGFFKVTTPEGKAGFTRNGAFQKDSRGRLTDAKGNSLKPEIFLPNDSNSVTIKPDGSVKTTVDGQTRDIGRIELARFINPDGLTEENGIFFETASSGAPLLGMPSAGGFGPILQGSRESSNSDLTKELVNTITGKHGFSANAKAVKTADEMLGTVLDIKS
- a CDS encoding Rne/Rng family ribonuclease, whose amino-acid sequence is MSKEIVINVSPFETRVALLENRNLAEIFVERKDSKGIAGNIYKGRVTKILPGMQVAFVDIGLEKAGFLHQRDINPNRDNSITTFFTTPNTGTENGDEFLTPYSAHHGSGEDSPNIENFLSEGQELMVQVNKDPMGSKGARITTYITMPGRYLVYMPMVNQIGISRRIENQDETTRLKSLVKKLRSNGRGYIIRTAAENVSEEELLSDIRFLEKMWETIVNKNERAATPSLLHRDLDIVLRSIRDLYLPEVGRITIDNSDEHDRILEFAGSYLESKNLEVELYTQSEPIFEVFGLEVEIERALGRKVWLKSGGYIIIDQTEALTAIDVNTGKFVGKESQEDTILKTNIEAVKEIVSQLRVRNIGGLIIIDFIDMEKEENKKKVFNILELTLKQDRSRTKILQVSELGLVEMTRKRTRDSLNKIMCNACPCCDGKGVTKSPETISYEIFRAIKKSLAQIPKVRRIIVEVPPEVSATLAEDESEFIAKLEKDHGFSLTIKESSELPPDRFEISVF
- a CDS encoding flagellar protein FlaG encodes the protein MIENVSEQVNKMMRNYFLESGGKIKGSIERQMENSMETVKNPSREASSPGRDTEGAKSPDDVRAAAGKVSEKLDEIGSPYDLTVDPDTNRVLIKVKNDTGGGEARQIPQKVILEMAKRLDDLTGAIIDSKS
- the tatA gene encoding twin-arginine translocase TatA/TatE family subunit, translated to MFNFGIWELLIILVIIVLLFGVKRIPQLGTSLGEGIKNFTKSFKSEDANSEKKEPLESSDNSKNNTT
- a CDS encoding AsmA-like C-terminal region-containing protein; amino-acid sequence: MKKFSRTFLPYVVAVLLGGIALFAWEKSSELATGELQSKLEAVLQEKFGAQYELREFKFSFFPQLEFTVRDAVLVSGDIKVSTERVSVHIPLVSIILGRAIISDVQLFRPKVKIIRNRDGHWNFPPIAIIGVGAGKDDLSDGPGNVALKRISIIDGEISFTDESIIGQPERILKITTANYNAAGVLAPATINMSGVLIADGKSSKTSVSFSWIEGEDKVSFKDLEVQGDIRISSLTSDLVKPYMEGFFPEWLDEKFLSVELSFSGNIEQHFDFFGRFALNPEQVAFENLKEETLSPDSKWIEVKGNLKGERLSMSRFKLHLPEIDFQGNMEIENIWQKDPVVRLGIGSSLAEVPRLIALLPQELYPKFLETFSLESIEGGSIRLIDFNFSGKYSDAFKAPEKGEKGAYTGRLEVRDLAVKPVMAKHSISEMNGILAVEPKDIIFKKISARYGASQLKNVSGVIEDFWDNPVFLAKFVADLNLKEFHEELIDNIGSKQLYDILKPIHKFSGNIGFEFLLQYDIAGGKLMEFFGNFDFRNIGFTHELFENPVEDLNGTVFINQELIEITELELVTGTSIFRTTGTVYNYLKEDYLFELTLDASGDTAEFASTVFYTYPYLNSLKGYFGSKLEVEGTLDDMTFRQWSDFTEAEYRFQDKFFKPVGVLSQAMANGRIVGMERVIIDKVDIKLGESQLLLSGYVDNFLQIRNFKFDLSVISLNLDDTQHFLKMFKPGEIKGKIKGNLSLSETDGESTYDYDFQLDVKKIRLNRLEKLGGLFEKLKLKGNVSGLVYLKGASGKNPSMTGEITGKGIGFKTVLARPIFGLTGKILLSGDRISIQDVRAGMGRSKGMVSLDMDVSTTPHIILTIDGDEIYLEDIVKHASETDGETDIADSPEPPGEERKKFIDPSWEIHVKSKKGTINTITYNDLEASLAIADDQFEFSKLKFGGYAGEWDIAGNLDIRDGNQLFSVKLKVDNVDMKPFFHDVIPDVNRIGGHMDLRGEVSGNGLSWDMFRKNLSGRMDIEMRDGMVEKFGGVSQVFAYINVLPLFKKRHVDMVGKGLPFNTVKGTFSLKDGVGNTENLTMEGDVLRLSMLGDVNLAEGKLDLLLGLKPFTTIDKVVSSIPLAGKILAGDEKSLIISYYRLGGTFDNPDSRAVPAESVARTMIGIVQRILEAPAKALSTTGNSQNE
- a CDS encoding flagellin, which encodes MALRIYNNLHSNTAQKNLGRNNELLTRSLERLSSGLRINRATDDSAGLSISGKLRADISAMGQAIRNTNDGIALLNTAEGALQEQSDIFIRMRELASQAATGTVGSTERATLNNEFNVLRAEVDRITAVASFGSVNLLDGSLSTAAGVSSLVIQIGIGGSTNDRINLNQQVDLTAMNSTALGLDTLSISSVGGALSALTSIGSSIAIVAAGRGRLGAVQNRLSHSVNNLTTMEENIKAAESQIRDADYSKEVSEFTKNQILVQASTAALAQANLVPQSVLQLLA